One segment of Cerasicoccus sp. TK19100 DNA contains the following:
- the lspA gene encoding signal peptidase II codes for MPDTNQAARSTAGKDAAPARVSYARLWIIAVTVLILDQVTKLWIVNAVPAGANPYQGGMIEVIPNFFYIIHVYNDGAAWSIFSGYSFILGLLGFVALGAIYFFRKQLELQRPFVQIIFGLLTGGIVGNMIDRFAYGHVVDFLDFHFGDYRYPAFNVADCGITIGVGLYIVLSVIEAIKEHRAKTAAQKQ; via the coding sequence ATGCCTGACACCAACCAGGCTGCGCGCAGCACTGCAGGTAAAGACGCTGCCCCGGCCCGAGTCAGCTATGCCCGGTTGTGGATCATCGCCGTCACGGTGCTGATCCTCGACCAGGTCACCAAGCTGTGGATCGTCAATGCCGTGCCTGCCGGCGCTAATCCTTACCAAGGGGGGATGATCGAGGTCATCCCCAACTTCTTCTACATCATCCACGTGTATAACGACGGCGCGGCGTGGAGCATTTTCTCGGGCTATTCGTTTATTTTAGGCCTACTGGGCTTCGTCGCACTGGGGGCAATTTACTTTTTCCGCAAACAGCTGGAGCTGCAACGGCCCTTCGTGCAGATCATCTTTGGTCTGCTAACTGGTGGCATCGTTGGCAATATGATCGATCGCTTTGCCTACGGCCACGTGGTCGATTTCCTCGACTTCCACTTCGGCGACTACCGCTACCCCGCCTTCAACGTGGCGGACTGCGGAATCACCATTGGCGTGGGCCTCTATATCGTCCTGTCGGTGATTGAGGCGATCAAAGAACACCGGGCCAAGACCGCAGCTCAAAAGCAGTAA
- a CDS encoding ABC transporter ATP-binding protein: protein MSSETQSRHQMDRQIVERYAGQPSQIPKALIDRVKSLNNGRGPLLYALADLDAMGKLQQGWLVLGHDEVFYFSSENDTDPDRIKRNEVEAVTELPGLSSSALLFLRNDSRLPLMQVNYSRRQKQAMENIRFVVDQQLKGHSVSPEDADRAYVQAVSAKIKDSQSSVMSDQFQIIKRLMGYVLPYRKEVIIGFVCALIYTAINLVTPYATKYLIDQVLNPLDTGEITSETAGKVGVIILVALAVLYLVREVCVWIRLKWLAYLGEYVAHDLRRDLYGHLQKLSLTFFSKKQTGSIISRVSSDTDRLWDFIAFGVVESTLAIIMLIGLGAMLIGMDWQLGLILVLPIPAYLYAFYRHSKHINQYFLKAWRKWSDVTAVLSDTIPGMRVVKAFGQESREVNRFGERNDKAFESFKSVHDVWTKFWPLLMGTVHFVTLIVWAVALPRVMGEWGQPLSIGTFVAYLMYMGLFFQPLQTLGQLTRMLNRAVSSAHRVFEIMDTEPDPALSGERSHVDDVKGDIVVDNVNFSYDGVHETLRNINFHIKPGEMIGLVGPSGAGKSTITNLIAGFYQATGGKVLVDGRDLSEVDISSYRHHLGMVLQESFLFHGSLLENIRYGQRDASYEDVIAASRAANAHDFICRLPLGYDTVVGERGHTLSGGERQRISIARAILHNPKILILDEATSNVDTETERKIQEALNHLVRGRTVIAIAHRLSTLKQADRLLVMKDGQLVEEGTHQELLELEDGVYRKLHDMQTELHEQFAI from the coding sequence ATGTCCTCCGAGACTCAATCACGCCACCAAATGGACCGCCAGATCGTCGAACGATACGCGGGCCAACCTTCGCAAATCCCCAAAGCGCTCATCGACCGGGTAAAATCACTGAACAACGGCCGCGGGCCGCTGCTGTATGCCTTGGCCGACCTCGACGCGATGGGCAAGCTGCAGCAGGGCTGGCTGGTGCTCGGGCATGACGAGGTATTTTACTTTTCCTCGGAAAACGACACCGATCCCGACCGCATCAAGCGCAATGAGGTCGAGGCCGTCACTGAGCTGCCCGGCCTTAGCTCCAGCGCCCTGCTCTTCCTGCGCAACGACTCGCGCCTGCCGCTGATGCAGGTCAATTACTCCCGCCGGCAAAAGCAGGCCATGGAGAACATTCGCTTCGTTGTCGATCAGCAGCTCAAGGGGCACAGCGTCTCGCCTGAGGATGCCGACCGTGCCTATGTGCAGGCTGTCAGCGCCAAGATCAAGGACTCGCAGTCCTCGGTCATGTCGGACCAGTTTCAGATCATTAAGCGGCTCATGGGCTACGTGTTGCCTTACCGCAAGGAGGTCATCATCGGCTTTGTTTGCGCACTGATCTATACCGCGATCAACCTCGTCACGCCTTACGCGACGAAGTATCTGATCGATCAGGTGCTCAACCCGCTGGACACGGGGGAGATCACCAGCGAAACCGCGGGCAAGGTGGGCGTCATCATCCTTGTCGCCCTGGCCGTGCTTTATCTGGTGCGCGAAGTTTGCGTGTGGATCCGCCTCAAGTGGCTGGCCTACCTGGGCGAATACGTGGCGCACGATTTGCGACGCGATCTTTACGGCCACTTGCAAAAGCTGAGCCTGACCTTCTTTTCCAAGAAGCAAACGGGCAGCATCATCAGCCGTGTCAGTTCGGATACCGACCGGCTGTGGGACTTCATTGCCTTCGGTGTGGTGGAATCTACGCTGGCGATCATCATGCTCATTGGCTTGGGCGCGATGCTGATCGGCATGGACTGGCAGCTCGGCCTAATCCTGGTGCTGCCAATCCCCGCCTACCTGTATGCGTTTTACCGCCACAGTAAGCACATCAACCAATACTTCCTGAAGGCCTGGCGCAAGTGGTCGGACGTGACCGCGGTGCTCTCGGACACCATCCCGGGCATGCGCGTAGTCAAGGCCTTCGGCCAGGAAAGCCGTGAGGTAAACCGCTTTGGCGAACGCAATGACAAGGCCTTCGAGAGCTTTAAGTCCGTGCACGATGTGTGGACGAAATTCTGGCCCTTGCTGATGGGCACGGTGCACTTCGTGACGCTGATTGTGTGGGCCGTCGCCCTGCCCCGTGTCATGGGTGAATGGGGGCAACCGCTCTCGATCGGCACCTTCGTCGCTTACCTGATGTATATGGGCTTGTTCTTCCAGCCGCTGCAAACGCTGGGGCAGCTTACGCGCATGCTCAACCGCGCGGTCAGCTCGGCACACCGTGTTTTCGAGATCATGGACACCGAGCCCGATCCAGCCCTCTCCGGCGAACGCAGCCACGTGGATGACGTCAAAGGCGACATCGTCGTCGACAACGTCAACTTCTCCTACGATGGCGTCCACGAAACGTTGCGGAATATTAATTTCCACATCAAGCCGGGTGAAATGATCGGCCTCGTCGGCCCCTCGGGTGCCGGCAAAAGCACGATTACCAACCTCATTGCGGGCTTTTATCAAGCCACGGGTGGCAAGGTGCTCGTCGATGGCCGGGACTTGTCAGAAGTGGACATTTCCAGCTACCGCCACCACCTCGGCATGGTGCTGCAGGAGTCGTTCTTGTTTCACGGCTCGTTGTTGGAAAACATCCGCTACGGCCAGCGCGACGCCAGTTATGAGGACGTGATCGCCGCCTCCCGCGCGGCTAACGCCCACGACTTCATCTGCCGTTTGCCACTGGGTTACGATACCGTGGTCGGCGAGCGCGGGCACACGCTCTCCGGCGGGGAGCGCCAACGCATTTCCATCGCGCGCGCCATCCTGCACAACCCGAAGATTCTCATCCTCGACGAGGCCACGAGTAACGTCGACACCGAGACCGAGCGGAAAATCCAGGAAGCGCTGAACCACCTCGTCCGCGGACGCACGGTGATCGCGATTGCCCACCGCCTGAGCACACTCAAGCAGGCTGACCGCCTGCTCGTAATGAAAGATGGCCAGCTCGTTGAAGAAGGCACGCATCAAGAACTGCTTGAGCTAGAAGACGGCGTTTACCGCAAACTACACGACATGCAAACCGAGCTGCACGAGCAGTTCGCGATCTAA
- a CDS encoding DUF1854 domain-containing protein, with amino-acid sequence MTTHTAPLQLASCGAGRLTAWREGVDAVVVRPVKCFPLSEPGHYLSLRNDKNEEIAFIASPAELDKASAQALNEAITAGSFTFDVTAIIEIKTDFELRAWKVETAAGPRDFQTALDAWPRNVDAGGYLVEDVFGDLYRIPAIDKLDKASAKQLWMFVG; translated from the coding sequence ATGACCACTCATACCGCCCCCCTCCAACTAGCCTCCTGCGGTGCGGGCCGACTGACCGCCTGGCGCGAAGGCGTGGACGCCGTCGTCGTGCGGCCCGTTAAGTGCTTTCCGCTCAGCGAGCCCGGGCACTACCTGTCACTGCGCAATGACAAAAACGAGGAAATCGCCTTCATCGCCAGTCCGGCCGAGCTGGACAAGGCCTCAGCCCAAGCTCTGAACGAGGCAATTACCGCCGGCAGCTTCACCTTTGACGTGACAGCGATTATCGAGATCAAAACGGATTTCGAGCTTCGTGCCTGGAAGGTGGAAACCGCAGCCGGTCCCCGGGACTTCCAAACCGCGCTCGATGCCTGGCCCCGCAATGTCGATGCTGGTGGCTATCTGGTAGAGGACGTTTTCGGCGATCTTTATCGAATTCCCGCCATTGACAAGCTGGACAAGGCTAGCGCCAAGCAACTTTGGATGTTCGTCGGGTAA
- a CDS encoding glutaredoxin, protein MKVIAWLKPYCGWSNGVRAIFKKYNIEFEDRDIINNPDIYAEMVEKSGQSLSPCVEINGIMLADVSGEEVENYMLSNQLVEPNSSESDVPTNAPCTDEEHERMASKTMRFF, encoded by the coding sequence ATGAAGGTAATAGCTTGGTTGAAACCATACTGCGGCTGGAGCAATGGCGTTCGCGCTATCTTCAAAAAGTACAACATCGAATTCGAAGACCGGGACATCATCAACAACCCCGACATCTACGCGGAAATGGTTGAAAAGTCCGGGCAAAGCCTCTCCCCCTGCGTCGAGATTAATGGCATCATGCTGGCCGACGTAAGCGGCGAAGAAGTCGAAAATTACATGCTTAGCAATCAGCTCGTTGAGCCCAACAGTTCCGAGTCCGACGTCCCCACCAATGCGCCCTGCACCGACGAAGAGCATGAGCGCATGGCCTCGAAGACGATGCGTTTTTTCTAA
- a CDS encoding Fic family protein, with the protein MPIDKLPDAAGNIDCRDLERVLTDPDLREWEARLEAARQAVMLRDAPKEAAASESGVGQQLAALLLPLTPGKLQEMRLTIPHANQQTRFLAYRDGPAWVQHTAQSRYDYAPSETIEARMSAWFDLLQERWAFPPLQCALAFAEFLDIHPYFEANGRTIRLLMGVYLVQCHYPPFLPSEATRKEYTLTLANYSQYRTVWLFYRFLLRQLTLETEKLLGEQA; encoded by the coding sequence ATGCCTATCGACAAACTGCCAGACGCCGCCGGTAACATCGATTGCCGGGATCTGGAGCGCGTGCTGACTGATCCTGATTTACGGGAATGGGAGGCGCGGCTGGAAGCAGCGCGCCAGGCGGTGATGCTACGCGATGCACCTAAGGAGGCGGCAGCCAGCGAGTCGGGCGTAGGCCAACAGCTTGCGGCACTACTGTTACCGCTGACGCCGGGCAAACTACAGGAAATGCGCCTGACTATCCCGCATGCAAATCAGCAGACGCGCTTTTTGGCATACCGGGACGGCCCGGCCTGGGTTCAGCACACCGCGCAGAGTCGTTATGATTACGCACCCTCGGAAACGATTGAGGCGCGCATGTCCGCATGGTTTGATTTGCTGCAAGAGCGTTGGGCGTTTCCTCCGCTGCAATGCGCGTTGGCGTTTGCCGAGTTCCTCGACATTCATCCCTACTTCGAGGCCAACGGGCGGACCATTCGCCTATTGATGGGCGTGTATTTGGTGCAATGTCATTATCCGCCTTTTCTGCCCAGTGAGGCTACGCGCAAGGAATACACGCTGACCTTGGCTAACTATTCGCAGTATCGAACGGTGTGGCTGTTTTACCGTTTTCTGCTCAGACAGCTGACTCTGGAGACGGAAAAGCTGCTGGGGGAGCAAGCTTAG
- a CDS encoding response regulator has protein sequence MSTILIADDDPLMIRLLEFNLKRLSCRLLVCREGLGAEQLLKVEKPDLAIIDVMLPGKSGLELIEFVRSEPEIASMPLIVVTGHGEHQVHEQLLEAGANHVFTKPFAPSLLQSTVQELLNQHA, from the coding sequence ATGAGCACCATCCTTATCGCCGACGACGACCCGTTAATGATTCGCTTGCTGGAATTTAACCTCAAGCGCCTGAGCTGCCGCCTGCTCGTGTGCCGCGAAGGCCTCGGTGCTGAGCAGCTACTCAAAGTCGAAAAACCCGACCTGGCCATCATCGACGTGATGCTACCCGGCAAGTCCGGCCTGGAGCTCATTGAGTTCGTTCGATCCGAGCCCGAGATCGCCAGCATGCCGCTGATCGTCGTCACCGGCCACGGCGAGCATCAAGTCCACGAGCAGCTGCTCGAAGCCGGTGCCAACCACGTGTTCACCAAGCCTTTTGCTCCCAGCCTCCTGCAATCCACCGTGCAGGAGTTGCTCAATCAACATGCCTGA
- a CDS encoding STAS domain-containing protein, whose protein sequence is MKLFDHLTEEQTELEVKVLVGRFDASVCEEFREYIESLWSPGHNRITLDLSNVQFIDSSGVGALIGVQKRFGRGAVSLRGVSGHVRNVIELLRLQREFTLLD, encoded by the coding sequence ATGAAACTGTTCGATCATCTCACTGAAGAACAAACTGAGCTGGAGGTCAAAGTCCTGGTCGGGCGTTTTGACGCTAGCGTATGCGAGGAATTCCGTGAGTACATCGAGTCACTTTGGTCTCCGGGTCACAACCGCATTACCCTGGATTTATCGAACGTTCAGTTTATCGACAGTAGCGGGGTCGGGGCACTGATTGGCGTGCAGAAACGTTTCGGGCGTGGCGCGGTGTCGCTGCGCGGCGTCTCGGGGCATGTGCGTAATGTGATCGAACTACTCCGGCTCCAGCGAGAATTTACCCTGTTGGATTGA
- the ileS gene encoding isoleucine--tRNA ligase, protein MRGNLVKREPSRLDHWRKMGLYEKIQEQNANGPSFILHDGPPFTNGDVHIGTALNKILKDSILRYKSMQGFRSPYVPGWDCHGLPIEFKVTKELREKGKDLSPAELRKACADFSASFIETQRGQFKRLGVLADWDEEYKTMKPEYEATILRTFASFVEQGLVYRSKKPVYWSIPCETALAEAEVEYHDHVSPSIWVRFEIPGHQFLHVDGPLYIVIWTTTPWTLPANLAVAVHPDLEYVEVKHNGATYLVVAQLAENFIENCELEGATQGEKHLGRKLESLQANHPFIDRKSPVVLADYVTTESGTGCVHTAPGHGLEDYLTGLKYDLEIYCPLDDKGCYVDDGQVPAELVGVTVLETKGKCPANIEVLKILEEKQALMKCKRYEHSYPHCWRSKTPVIFRAMDQWFVSLDAHHMRDKVLQQIDEVKWSPEAGIKRIRGAVETRPDWCISRQRSWGVPIPVFYDEDKNPLLDQKVICALADKVAEQGTNIWFEQSAAELLDGIDLPADFAGKELTKGGDTLDVWIDSGCSHRAVLQQSEKLSWPADLYLEGSDQHRGWFQSSIWTGVIADGKAPYKSVVTHGFIVDEKGEKISKSKGAMSSDGWVKKFGADIMRLWVASQDYRGDIRLSENHFKLVSNVYRGVRNTLMYQLGNLAGFNYETDAVKPADLTPIDQWALMQTAGFVERVTAAMETYEFHKAYQEIDRFVGVTLSRFYHAILKDRLYTFAPTWTERASSQTAIYQIFRALARVIAPVLTFTSDEAWSFHVSGEELADDSIHLQPWPKASDFQFDAQVAADIDAIINFREEKVNLPLEKLREDKVIGANLEAKVSISAMEEDALLKLLKQYETELPELFIVSQVTLDTKAEGEPEVTAAHADGERCPRSWRWVPELVSAGDFGNVSPRDRDALKALNLI, encoded by the coding sequence ATGCGGGGAAATCTGGTAAAACGCGAACCGTCTCGCCTCGATCATTGGCGCAAAATGGGGCTCTATGAAAAGATTCAGGAGCAGAACGCCAACGGTCCGTCCTTTATTTTACACGATGGCCCCCCGTTCACCAATGGGGACGTCCATATCGGCACCGCGCTGAACAAGATCCTCAAGGACTCGATTCTTCGCTACAAGTCCATGCAGGGATTCCGCTCACCTTACGTGCCCGGCTGGGATTGCCATGGCTTGCCGATCGAGTTCAAGGTCACCAAGGAGCTTCGCGAAAAAGGCAAAGATCTCTCCCCCGCCGAACTGCGTAAAGCCTGCGCCGACTTCTCCGCCTCCTTCATCGAGACGCAACGCGGCCAGTTTAAGCGCTTGGGCGTCCTCGCCGACTGGGATGAGGAATATAAGACCATGAAGCCCGAATACGAGGCCACGATCCTGCGCACCTTTGCCTCGTTCGTGGAGCAAGGGCTCGTCTATCGCAGCAAGAAGCCAGTCTATTGGTCGATCCCTTGCGAAACCGCCCTCGCCGAGGCCGAAGTCGAATATCACGACCACGTCAGCCCGTCAATCTGGGTGCGCTTCGAAATCCCCGGCCATCAGTTCCTGCACGTCGACGGCCCGCTGTATATCGTCATCTGGACGACGACTCCCTGGACGCTGCCTGCGAACCTCGCCGTCGCCGTCCACCCGGACTTGGAATACGTCGAGGTAAAGCACAACGGCGCGACCTACCTGGTTGTGGCTCAGCTGGCCGAGAATTTCATCGAAAATTGCGAGCTAGAAGGCGCGACCCAGGGTGAGAAGCACCTTGGCCGCAAGCTGGAAAGCCTACAGGCCAACCACCCCTTCATCGACCGCAAGAGCCCGGTCGTGTTGGCGGACTATGTCACCACCGAATCCGGCACCGGCTGCGTCCACACCGCCCCGGGTCACGGTCTGGAAGACTACCTTACCGGCCTCAAATACGACCTCGAAATCTACTGCCCGCTGGACGACAAGGGCTGCTACGTCGACGACGGCCAAGTCCCGGCAGAGCTCGTTGGCGTAACGGTTCTGGAAACCAAGGGTAAGTGTCCGGCGAACATCGAAGTCCTGAAGATTCTCGAAGAGAAGCAAGCGCTAATGAAGTGCAAGCGCTACGAGCACAGCTACCCGCATTGCTGGCGCTCGAAGACGCCCGTGATTTTCCGTGCGATGGACCAGTGGTTCGTTTCGCTCGATGCGCACCACATGCGCGATAAAGTCCTCCAGCAGATCGACGAAGTTAAGTGGTCGCCGGAAGCCGGCATCAAGCGCATCCGCGGTGCCGTGGAAACCCGGCCCGACTGGTGCATCAGCCGCCAGCGATCCTGGGGCGTACCGATCCCCGTCTTCTACGACGAGGACAAGAACCCGCTGCTCGACCAAAAAGTCATCTGCGCACTGGCCGACAAGGTCGCTGAGCAAGGTACCAATATCTGGTTCGAGCAATCCGCCGCCGAGTTGCTCGATGGCATCGATCTGCCCGCCGACTTCGCTGGCAAGGAGCTGACCAAGGGCGGCGACACACTCGATGTGTGGATCGACTCAGGCTGCTCGCACCGCGCCGTGCTGCAGCAGAGCGAAAAGCTCAGCTGGCCGGCCGACCTTTACCTCGAAGGCAGCGACCAGCATCGCGGCTGGTTCCAAAGCTCGATCTGGACCGGTGTGATCGCCGACGGCAAGGCACCTTATAAGAGCGTCGTCACCCACGGCTTCATCGTCGACGAAAAGGGCGAAAAAATCTCCAAGTCCAAGGGCGCGATGAGCTCCGATGGCTGGGTGAAGAAATTTGGCGCGGACATCATGCGCCTGTGGGTCGCCTCGCAGGACTACCGTGGAGACATCCGCCTGTCCGAGAACCACTTCAAGCTCGTATCGAACGTCTATCGTGGCGTCCGCAATACGTTGATGTATCAGCTCGGCAACCTCGCAGGTTTTAATTACGAGACCGACGCCGTAAAACCCGCGGACCTGACTCCCATCGATCAATGGGCGCTGATGCAGACCGCAGGCTTCGTTGAGCGCGTCACGGCCGCCATGGAAACGTATGAATTCCACAAGGCCTATCAGGAGATCGACCGCTTTGTCGGCGTGACTCTGTCGCGTTTTTACCACGCGATCCTCAAGGACCGCCTGTACACTTTTGCCCCGACCTGGACCGAACGCGCGTCCTCGCAAACCGCAATCTACCAAATCTTCCGTGCTTTGGCCCGCGTGATCGCGCCAGTGCTGACCTTTACCTCCGACGAAGCCTGGAGCTTCCACGTAAGCGGTGAGGAACTAGCCGACGACAGCATCCACCTACAGCCCTGGCCCAAGGCGAGCGACTTCCAGTTTGACGCCCAAGTTGCGGCCGATATCGACGCGATTATCAACTTCCGCGAAGAAAAGGTGAACCTGCCGCTTGAAAAATTGCGCGAAGACAAGGTAATTGGCGCGAATCTTGAAGCAAAGGTTTCGATCAGCGCCATGGAAGAAGACGCGCTGCTCAAACTTCTCAAGCAGTATGAAACCGAATTGCCGGAACTATTTATCGTCTCACAAGTCACCTTGGACACCAAAGCCGAGGGTGAGCCCGAAGTGACCGCAGCCCATGCGGATGGTGAACGTTGCCCACGCTCCTGGCGCTGGGTTCCCGAGCTGGTTTCAGCCGGGGATTTTGGCAACGTCTCTCCCCGCGACCGCGACGCACTTAAGGCGTTGAATCTCATTTAA
- a CDS encoding TraR/DksA family transcriptional regulator produces MPAKKKTASKKVAKKADNKATKTATDKSNGKTDAPAAKKAPDEKTKALVLGARRRSNTPSMFKVKKGKTPVVFTMEDVAQILETKKPETQEDKPKVAKKAAKSVPEVDDAPVENRAHNAASLADILGFNPTERKASDVPPGRQVPKKWQKHYKLLLELRQHVTEELEIHTADTLKRSNRDDSGDLSGYGQHMADAGTDTFDRDFALSLVSNEQEALYEIEEAIQRIFDDEYGVCEHTGEPIDKERLLAVPFTRFSLEGQRQMERTRKQKSHRGGVFSNNDDNDLSLGGDDDDN; encoded by the coding sequence ATGCCCGCAAAAAAGAAAACCGCATCCAAAAAGGTCGCCAAGAAAGCCGATAACAAAGCCACCAAGACAGCGACAGATAAGTCCAACGGTAAAACGGATGCGCCTGCGGCGAAAAAAGCCCCCGACGAGAAGACTAAGGCACTGGTGCTCGGTGCCCGTCGCCGCAGCAACACACCATCCATGTTTAAGGTGAAGAAGGGCAAGACGCCCGTCGTCTTCACCATGGAGGACGTGGCCCAGATTCTCGAAACCAAGAAGCCGGAAACCCAGGAAGACAAGCCCAAGGTAGCCAAAAAGGCCGCCAAAAGCGTTCCCGAAGTTGACGATGCGCCGGTCGAAAACCGCGCCCACAATGCCGCCTCCCTGGCAGACATTCTCGGCTTCAACCCGACCGAGCGTAAGGCCAGTGATGTGCCACCCGGCCGCCAGGTTCCCAAGAAGTGGCAGAAGCACTACAAGCTCCTCTTGGAGCTGCGCCAGCACGTCACCGAAGAGCTGGAAATCCACACCGCTGACACCCTCAAGCGCTCCAACCGCGATGACTCCGGCGACCTTTCCGGCTACGGTCAACACATGGCCGACGCTGGCACCGACACTTTCGACCGCGACTTCGCGCTGAGCCTCGTATCCAACGAACAGGAAGCGCTTTACGAAATCGAAGAAGCCATTCAGCGCATTTTCGACGACGAATATGGCGTCTGCGAGCACACCGGTGAACCCATTGACAAGGAGCGCCTGCTGGCCGTGCCATTTACCCGTTTCTCCTTGGAAGGCCAGCGCCAGATGGAGCGCACCCGCAAGCAAAAAAGTCATCGCGGCGGCGTCTTCAGCAACAACGACGACAACGACCTCTCACTCGGCGGCGACGACGACGACAATTAA
- a CDS encoding Hpt domain-containing protein: MPDPSEDEDPAGIAVLDETYLQRWEDSLGEEIMPSFIAELLNEFNSSYADKLAEARQHAQPGSEEELACVVHFLKGSLGNLGLARASYYARQAEFELRNDTFTRFTVFADTLDAHVQEGLRELKERY; the protein is encoded by the coding sequence ATGCCTGATCCCTCCGAAGACGAAGACCCAGCTGGAATTGCGGTGCTCGACGAAACCTACTTGCAGCGGTGGGAGGATTCGCTGGGCGAGGAAATAATGCCGTCTTTCATCGCCGAATTGCTGAACGAATTTAACAGCAGCTACGCCGATAAACTCGCCGAAGCGCGCCAGCATGCCCAGCCCGGGAGCGAGGAAGAGCTCGCATGCGTGGTCCACTTTCTCAAGGGCAGTCTGGGCAACCTCGGCCTCGCGCGTGCCTCATACTATGCCCGACAAGCCGAATTCGAACTGCGCAACGACACCTTCACTCGCTTCACTGTGTTTGCCGACACCCTGGACGCCCACGTGCAAGAGGGCTTGCGGGAGCTGAAAGAACGCTACTAA
- a CDS encoding SpoIIE family protein phosphatase, with the protein MNGPVSGHRYVVPAKLSEINALRERFSMFLADMGLPPESVTDWLLALTEIFANAVIHGCKSDASKEITLQWDICDNEISLIVIDPGKGPPEELIQNPSLPHEASTHGRGLFLVANLVDQTFHWRNSAGYLCRAIRQHKDINEAHASETMVEKAMTELSTCYESLAAFYRLGEALVQSETVVDFLEQALIDLQGVAPHDECHIYLGEQIEPTLMAELALADVAATPPIDSARLNQVLFSGEEFSWSRPEDIMGDPILSNSDSGIICPISAAGQVFGALVLANHLVKMDLRAQVRNTVRTFADLIGIATMNASNAQVRDRENQALRELDIASEMQDKLLPLPRLNSGDGWEAFIRRRTAREVSGDHVEICETRGGDIIFCMIDVMGKGVPAAFLAAMFRTALHISVTFQYSLVGLMMALNRTLCRELEEMTMFATCAIARVPKNLRKIEIVNAGHCPVFGCVGEGKTFSVEPSGPPLGLYTDAEYAAERISLDGPARVWMVTDGLFEWSRDGEIWGWENFVDFIMARKDQNTEQIWLDLRAVIDNAHEPANDDQTFLCWQKL; encoded by the coding sequence ATGAACGGACCAGTCTCCGGCCACCGCTATGTCGTCCCTGCCAAGTTGAGTGAGATCAACGCCTTGCGGGAGCGTTTTAGCATGTTTCTAGCCGACATGGGGCTGCCCCCCGAGTCCGTGACCGACTGGTTACTCGCGCTGACAGAGATTTTCGCCAATGCCGTGATCCATGGCTGTAAAAGCGACGCCAGCAAGGAGATCACGCTGCAGTGGGATATCTGCGATAACGAGATCAGCCTGATCGTCATTGATCCTGGCAAAGGCCCGCCTGAGGAATTAATCCAAAACCCCAGCCTGCCCCACGAAGCCTCCACCCATGGTCGCGGCCTCTTTCTGGTGGCAAACCTTGTCGACCAAACCTTCCACTGGCGCAATAGTGCCGGCTATCTCTGCCGCGCCATCCGCCAACATAAGGACATCAACGAGGCCCACGCCTCGGAAACCATGGTCGAGAAAGCCATGACCGAGCTCTCCACCTGCTACGAGAGCCTGGCCGCCTTTTACCGCCTCGGCGAAGCACTGGTACAAAGTGAGACCGTGGTGGATTTCCTCGAACAAGCACTGATCGACCTCCAGGGAGTCGCCCCGCATGACGAGTGCCACATTTACCTGGGGGAGCAGATCGAGCCAACGCTGATGGCGGAACTTGCGCTAGCCGATGTTGCCGCGACCCCACCGATTGACTCTGCAAGGCTCAACCAAGTCCTCTTTAGCGGAGAGGAATTTAGCTGGTCGCGCCCCGAAGACATCATGGGCGACCCCATTTTGTCCAACTCCGACAGTGGCATCATTTGTCCGATCAGTGCCGCTGGTCAAGTGTTTGGAGCCCTGGTTCTGGCTAATCACTTGGTAAAAATGGATCTGCGCGCCCAGGTGCGCAACACCGTCCGGACCTTTGCCGACCTGATCGGCATTGCCACGATGAACGCCAGCAATGCCCAGGTCCGCGACCGAGAGAACCAGGCCCTACGCGAGCTCGATATCGCCTCCGAAATGCAGGACAAGCTCCTGCCCCTGCCCCGCCTGAACTCCGGTGACGGTTGGGAGGCATTCATCCGCCGGCGTACGGCGCGCGAGGTATCCGGAGACCACGTGGAAATCTGCGAAACACGCGGGGGTGACATTATTTTCTGCATGATCGACGTCATGGGCAAAGGCGTGCCGGCGGCCTTCCTCGCGGCGATGTTCCGCACCGCCCTGCACATCAGCGTGACGTTTCAGTACTCCCTCGTCGGGCTGATGATGGCACTCAACCGCACCCTGTGTCGCGAACTGGAGGAAATGACCATGTTCGCCACCTGCGCCATCGCCCGCGTGCCAAAAAACCTCCGCAAGATCGAGATCGTCAATGCCGGCCATTGCCCCGTCTTCGGCTGCGTGGGCGAAGGCAAAACCTTTTCCGTGGAGCCCTCCGGCCCGCCCCTTGGCCTTTACACGGATGCAGAATACGCCGCTGAGCGTATCAGCCTCGACGGCCCCGCCCGCGTCTGGATGGTCACCGACGGCCTCTTCGAGTGGTCGCGAGATGGCGAGATCTGGGGGTGGGAAAATTTTGTGGACTTCATCATGGCCCGCAAGGACCAGAATACCGAACAAATCTGGCTCGATCTGCGCGCGGTAATCGACAACGCGCACGAACCTGCCAATGACGACCAAACCTTTCTCTGCTGGCAAAAACTATGA